CCATTTCGGTGAGTTGCGTCTCTGTGATGCTGCACGCTCCTTTCAGCATGTTGAAGTTCTTTGTTACAGCAGCTAAACGTTGCTCTAGATTTTCACTTGATTCCGTGACGTCAGCAAGCTCATCCTGAGCTTCGCGCAGTTCCTTGGCTAAACGCCCGTTTTCCACCGTCAACAATTTGGCCCGATCGTTCAACTGTTGCTGTTTCTGTTgactttccttcattttttccTCCATAACTTGTATCTTAGCTAAGCATTCGATCAGCTCCGTTTTCTCTGCCAACCGATCCTTCTCCGAATTGCTCCAAAGTTGACGCTCCTTCTTTAGCTCATCCTTTAACACCGACATGTCCGCTCGCAGATCCTCGATCTGTTTATCCTTGTTAGCAATggtttcctgctgctgcttcatTTTAAACTCCACTTCTTCCTTCTCGTGCCGGACACGTGTCACACGATCGTCCGCCTGTTCGATGCGCCGGGCCAGAATGCTCTTTTCCCCTCGTAAGCCTTCTAGTTCTTTCTCCAGCTTCCAGAGCGAAAGGTTTGCGGTACGTGCAGATTGTTTGTCCAATATAGCCTGCTCACGGATTGCGGATAATTTATCTTCCAAACATTCTTTCTGCTTCTCAAGCAGCGTTTCCGCACCAGATGATCCCGCTCCACTTGCCTTCAGCTGATCGATTGCCTTTTCTAGCCGACCGCAAACCTCTTCTAAATGTTCGGCCCGTTTACGCTGTTCATTTTCGCTTTCCCTACATACACGAACGTGCGAATGAAACAGGATACATgcgaaatacaaaacaaacaaaaacgatccAGAAATTATTCTTTGCAATAAAGCTATGAGAagaataaatgcaatttaatgaCCCCAGGCGTAACGAGCAACCGTTACAACGGGTTTTATCGAACAGATTGCGAAATGAAGCTATTTAATATGGAACACTCACACATAGACGTGCGTATCATCGTACGAAAGACGATAATGACAGCAAATCAGTGTTGAATATTCACTACGAATAACATCTCCATTATACCTAGGCATCTGCCTCTGGGAGATCAgtggtatttttttacatGGTGGTAactagtgttttgtttttttttttctaaaggtTGTAAAAACTCCTTCAAACTATCAGGTGCTAGAAATTAGGTTAATGTGCGTTTATTAATCAACAGTTAATTAATGTGCCAATATTACATAAGAGCAGTAAATGAATGGTTCACCTATTCGGTGACACGTTTAACAAAATCCTTAATGTAATTACCTATATACCAAATCTTTAGAACAGATTTGATGAACAAATGTTGTGCATTTCGTGTATGAAATTATATCCATTTTTCGATCCGCTTATTTGAAAACACGTGCTAGGGAtaatacaaataataaaagcagCCTGCTGCGATCAGAGGATTGTTGTATAACAATCTTTCTTGCTCATAATACTGCACTGCAATAGGTTGAACGTTTACCgtctaatttaatttcactgtTTGAATAGATTGATGATTCgatttttcaatttcgattttcgattatttgaaaataattcaactttTTAACACAAAGCaactactaaaatagtaatttTATATAATATAGCGACGAACGTGACTGTTATGGGAAATAATACCCCATTGCTCCTCTGgcataagtctagtaagccgtTTATGATACAAATGATCAAATGGATCGTAAAGCCAAGAAGATCTAGTAGCTCATTATGCCTAGAAAAAGTTTAAGGTTATATAGTTATATAAGATCTTGATGATACAAACGCGATTCCTTACTAACTTAGTGACGAATCTGTCTACCTCAAATGCATCCAACTACAAAGTCTGATATTACGCGGGGAATGATTGTGTCGAGTACAGGTACGCGTGAGTCACATATAATTAAACTTCATTTATTGATTCCATTTTCTTGTAATAtagcataaataaaaatttcaaaaacaacatCGCAGTGAAACAAGCACttttaaattcataaattatATGACTTTTGTCGCCATGCGAAATAAGAAAACCAAACTTCCCATCCATAACAAAGTCTCCTCCGTTCTAGACACGGACTTGGGTAACGCCGTTTTTTAAACGGTACAAAGGAACCTCAAAATATTTTGCTCTACGGTGAGacaagaaaataaacgaaaacgaatTACCTTTTGCTATTGGATACATCAAAACGAACGCCAGCTAATTCGCATgctaattaatgtttaataagATTGTAATGAGTATTGATTGCACTTACCTCGCTTTAATTAAGTCATTGCGCAGCTGTGTCTCAACATTCGATCCCGATAGTACCGTCGTCATGTCCTGCAGGCTTGAGTTGGCACTTCTAAACTCTTGCTCAAACACCAGCGAGCTTCGGCGGCTGCTCTCCACACTACTGATCGTTACCGTCATATTCTTCTCCTCCTGCAGCTTGCAGATCTCACTGCGCAAATGATCATTCTTTTTCTGCATTTCTTCGCTCATCTTTTCCGAAAATTGCTTCGCCTCGCGCAGCATGTTGTTTTCCTCCAGCTGCATCGTCATGCGGCGCTTGATGTTGTCGACGAGCTTTTGTTCCCTTTCCGCAACAAATTTTACGGTTGATTCTTCCTCCTGCAGTTTGTCGCGTAGCTCACGCACCTCCATCTCCAGACCGGCCCGTTGTTCCTTTTCAGCCTTCCATTTCGCCCTCAGTTCCGCTATTTTGGCATCGTAAGTCTCCATTAGCTCCTGCTGGCTGCGATCAAGATTTTCCTTGTCCGTCATTAACTTGTCCTTGGACTTTTTGAGCAAATCTTTATAATTTTCGATCGATGCCTGAAGATGCTGACATTCCTCCAGCCTCGTCACTAGCTCAGTGGACACTTCACGCAGTTTATCGTTTGCTGCGGCaagttccgttttcttttcagcCAACTGTCGCTCGTACGCTTGATCGGAAGCCTGCTTAGACTTTTCCCACTTCTTGTACGTCTGCTTCACCACATCGGCGATCgtagcatcatttttgaaacGCTCTTCCTTCTCGATTTTCAAGCTATTGCGCAAAGTTTTGTTCTCTGTGCGGGTGGCCGCTAGTTCCGCCGTTTTCTCCTTCAGCAACTCTTTCATACGTTCGAGttcctttttcgtttcctGCAGTATCTTACTATGCGCCGCCATTGTGACAATCttacgatcgcgatcgagTACATCCTTCTGTAGACGATGAATTTCATCACTGTGCTCTTTCACGCGACGCTCTTGTTCCTTCACCTTTGCCGCAAGTCGGGCAGCCTTCATGTGTTCGTCCGTATCACGATACATTCCGGCCACGTCCATTTCCTCATACACATAGGTGTAACCTAGGAAAGGCAGATCATGCCCGGAAAAATCATTCATCCGAGCGATATTATACGTTGGCTTCCGGCCAAGCAACACTTTACGTTTGCCAGTTTTATCCACATCGTCGAAGTTGGATGTATCGTCATCGCTGCCAACGGTCGGAATAATTGGAGGAATCATGTACCGCAAACGATCCCAGTTCAAATCACCGAAGAATGGGTGTCGCACTATTTCCGGGTAAGAAATACGATTGGACACGTTAGTCACTAATCGATCGAGAAGATCACGATAACTGGCGGAGATGGAAACATGCGAAGGGTAGGAGAGTTTCTTCGCAACACGCCCTTCGCAATATTCCAGAATCTTGGAGTAAGTTTCGTTCACATTATCCCCATGAAATGGTGTTTGTTCTGCTATGAACTCATACCCGATGATGCCCATTGACCAATAGTCACAGGTAACGTCGTGTTTGGCACTATGCATCGAACGGCCTACAGTCGACAGGGTTTGTAGCACCTCGGGCGCAATGTAATCGGGAGTTCCAACCGGCATTGGACTCGTTACACTGCCATCATCATTGATAGCCGTCGCATTTCCAAAATCGGCAAGCTTAAGATGCCCGAAACGGTCGAGCAAAATGTTTTCTGGCTTAATGTCTCTATGCACATAACCAATGGAGTGTAAACTATGAAGCGCTGCAGTCAGTTCGGCCAGGTAAAACTGTGCAAGCTCCTCATCGAACACGCCTACGCGTATCATCAGACTCAACAAATCGCCACCAGGTAAGAATTCCATCACCAAATACAAGCAGTGCTGGTCCTGGAAGGCGTACTGTAACGGTGTGACCCATTCCGAACGTCTTGTGGCCATAATGTCACGTTCAGTCCGTACTTGACTCGAAGAGACGGACTCCTTTGTCATCTTTTTCATCGCGTAAAGTTGCTTCGTGTATCGTTCGGCCACAAgctgaaaaagggaaaagcattaaataaatttgtagAAAAACAATCCCACTGTTAATTATCACATTGAACACTTGACGCATACATGACATGACTATACACTTACATGAACTTCCCCAAAGTATCCTTTGCCAATGAGACATTTTACATCGAAATCATGTACGTTGACCCGTCTTTCACGCGTTTCTTGAATGATCGGGCGATCTGTAGAGCCATAAAATGTCATTAGGTTTGGAATAAAGTTAGATCAGTCGAAATCAGGTAATCCGATGCAAGGAACGACCGCTTACATTTTGTAACGAAATCAGCgatatttttatcctttttcttgACCGCATCTTTGCTACATTCGTCGTACAGCACAAGTAACGAATCCAGCAGACCTTCCCGGCTGAGGGCAACATCGAGGAGGTTAGCATCGCCCGCTTCCTTGCTTTGGGACAATAGCGCGTCTCCTCCACCATTGGAGCGACCCAAAATCAGATCGTTTAGACGCGCTGTCCTGACGGCGATTGCTTTCTGTTCTTTCTCGCGTTTGGACATCGCAAACAATGGTCAATGGTACGCTATCTAGACACGAAAACACTTTCTAACGTCGGAGATTTACaactttttcatcattttccacgCAGACGGGAAACAAAATGGTCCGAACGCTTTGTTTTATCACAGCACAACAGTGCACGTCcttgtgtgtttttcggtTGCCGCTTCGCTTTTGGGAGACTGAAAAACCGTTGCAATTATCGTACAGTGTTGCCAAAAGACACGCGCCTTTTTTACCAACTGTCAATGTTTGATTTGACAGCTTGAAAGCAGCAGATTTCGCACTCAATTTGCAAAAGTACTGCACATTTCACTCCACTTGTTTATCCAACAATTGAATCACTACTCAGAAACTGCGACAATTTAATAAATGTGTCACTAGATAGATGCATACTTTATACAAAGTAACAATTTAGAAATGTCTTTCGTCGACTTTTTTAACCACTGCGCCGGAGAGAATCGATCAACGCGATTGGCATActggaaaatgtcaaaatacgTCGAGCTCagggtggtggtgttgttgttgttactggCTGCATTCTCGCGCTGACAGTTTACCTTTtctacacacgcacacctgGATCCTGAACGTGGGTGCAAAGAGGCTGCCTATATATGGTTTTCCTGCTTGTTTCGGTACAGCAAACCCCGTACACTCCTGTCCGCCATGTTTTCAGACGACAGTCCTTTTAAGTTCCAAACAAAGTAAACCGCTACGTGAATCAACGTCCTGGTAGAAACGCTGCAAAACTCTTTGCCCGCAAACGAAAGACACAAAATGCAGCTTCAAACTCGCTCACCTCCAATCCGTCCTTGCTGAGCTCTGCTGCGCCATCATCGAGCGTCATCGCCTTCGTTCGCAAAGCGTAATGTATGTTAATGAGTTTAATCATCTGCCGCGCCGTTTAGCGTACAGTGTCTCTGCACAACAGCAggtgtgaaaaaagaaacactgaTTACTATTCTAGCTAGAAACGGGGTATTGATTGCTGTAGGCATCGTAAAAgttcaaccaacaaaaaacgaagACCTCAAGAACTGTCCGTTTCGTTGT
This Anopheles marshallii chromosome 3, idAnoMarsDA_429_01, whole genome shotgun sequence DNA region includes the following protein-coding sequences:
- the LOC128711800 gene encoding citron rho-interacting kinase; protein product: MSKREKEQKAIAVRTARLNDLILGRSNGGGDALLSQSKEAGDANLLDVALSREGLLDSLLVLYDECSKDAVKKKDKNIADFVTKYRPIIQETRERRVNVHDFDVKCLIGKGYFGEVHLVAERYTKQLYAMKKMTKESVSSSQVRTERDIMATRRSEWVTPLQYAFQDQHCLYLVMEFLPGGDLLSLMIRVGVFDEELAQFYLAELTAALHSLHSIGYVHRDIKPENILLDRFGHLKLADFGNATAINDDGSVTSPMPVGTPDYIAPEVLQTLSTVGRSMHSAKHDVTCDYWSMGIIGYEFIAEQTPFHGDNVNETYSKILEYCEGRVAKKLSYPSHVSISASYRDLLDRLVTNVSNRISYPEIVRHPFFGDLNWDRLRYMIPPIIPTVGSDDDTSNFDDVDKTGKRKVLLGRKPTYNIARMNDFSGHDLPFLGYTYVYEEMDVAGMYRDTDEHMKAARLAAKVKEQERRVKEHSDEIHRLQKDVLDRDRKIVTMAAHSKILQETKKELERMKELLKEKTAELAATRTENKTLRNSLKIEKEERFKNDATIADVVKQTYKKWEKSKQASDQAYERQLAEKKTELAAANDKLREVSTELVTRLEECQHLQASIENYKDLLKKSKDKLMTDKENLDRSQQELMETYDAKIAELRAKWKAEKEQRAGLEMEVRELRDKLQEEESTVKFVAEREQKLVDNIKRRMTMQLEENNMLREAKQFSEKMSEEMQKKNDHLRSEICKLQEEKNMTVTISSVESSRRSSLVFEQEFRSANSSLQDMTTVLSGSNVETQLRNDLIKARESENEQRKRAEHLEEVCGRLEKAIDQLKASGAGSSGAETLLEKQKECLEDKLSAIREQAILDKQSARTANLSLWKLEKELEGLRGEKSILARRIEQADDRVTRVRHEKEEVEFKMKQQQETIANKDKQIEDLRADMSVLKDELKKERQLWSNSEKDRLAEKTELIECLAKIQVMEEKMKESQQKQQQLNDRAKLLTVENGRLAKELREAQDELADVTESSENLEQRLAAVTKNFNMLKGACSITETQLTEMEMLLEKESKRNKECGEQMEALRKRLADKESEIDRIRQEAQEERSDKTLSESRTNHLLAEYEELRKKFEELQRQMVEQQQELIEKTSHLFEVQERIELLNHDAENLQKVVANYEQEHYILKEENARILTDLFLAKELITKQSNEMREQRDVIEQLTAELEHVKRVLQEQKTFYTERDIKSEATLAQHKKLIDYLQAKVEECNAHKKKKTLAGLIFGTSSSACERKENIVPNAGGAVGNNVPVESTTSYRKLQDELLKERTRTNQLKEQLLRAKTDLIAAAKCNTLQKKQQKEDENLEVERSERRNNDHRTATTDRKEKETQPTEQHRRRTASAAEKRTSSGKVHTFDMTIESSSSASKHPAILCAACDRHILAGHPYWKCTDCAITVHRKCRASVVGRCGEQGRSGISCEDVGKMNESLDDFAEELGTGDDEETDVESVGQTAGRKSPAYSMTSAEEKAEEDHYVGDLLFKTKRLEPKLYVNDIYEVSEKAVLLGCDTGLYSYHMDTGEVVHIRGISNVRSFAVSHAIPKAILIGSDGEYLYQCDLRHLQSRAHASACLQPKLESFVLDLSIANRTHSEPWHIVRMMEDIPAGGKLSDAIAIAATSSRIVILKFEGQAGRFKPVRGLDTILPVSTVLFTKDTAIVGSDKFFEIDLVSYVAEEFLDMSDKTLNEVRSCTPLAAFRINSQEYLLCYREVGIFVDDSGWRSRPDNLNWLQDPVAFYYRESCLFVAHADCVQVMYISKSYTKDLACRQAHADDERRAFISLRESPRLLAPLQFARTSIYVACECGPDREQEIVLLDGLKALRTVGFSRSLETLSSLATGVGQSQDSLSTLGQGV